In Plodia interpunctella isolate USDA-ARS_2022_Savannah chromosome 4, ilPloInte3.2, whole genome shotgun sequence, the sequence TTAGCATATAAATATGCCGATATATGTTATGTTTCCCGCTcgatttcagttttttttatctctttattattttcgaaaataaggTAAAAAGCATACTAACatagaataataatacatactaACAATAATACAAGAAAACAGCGTTGCAAATCATATCTCATAGCATTACTAAAATATGTTACTTATTCCTAGTTTATAACGCACTAACTCCAAAACGCGTCCGCGTTGTCCCTTTAAGGGCATCGCCAAATATACACCGGCATCTACCgcctaataaataaagcgCCACCTAGCGATAATTCTTAGCTTAATTACGGCTGTACCGGTTGCTCTGATCGGACAGAAATTATGTAAACCCAGTGATCATTAGACCACCACACCACATCTGGTCTAACAAACATAatggaaatattaattaagtacagtACCTATTCCGTGTCACAAAacagaataatttattgaattgtgataaaaaaaagtgtgcccagtaaatttaattaaaagaatgTCAACTTTCACGGAAaatgttcttattttttattagagaaAACGAGTTTtctctattataataatttattgaattatgataaaaaagtgtgcccagtaaattttattaaaagaatgTCAACTTTCAcggaaaatgttattattttttaattagagaAATCTCGgaattaactaaaaataagttGGTATTATAAATCCGTATgtagaaaaatgtttgtatttttagggttattgaaataaactttcatggataaacaaatgttttccGTTAACTTTCAAATTACTGGCGGCATTAGGTTAGtagatatttttagtttacgCCATAACTTTGTAGTACAATAAATGCTTTAATAGacatttgtgtaaatatataatacaaacacAGTTACAAGTACACTCACAAGTATCAGAAAGGTTATAATCTCTAaaacttaacaaaattatgaGGCAAACCTAGGAGTCTGCTCAATCTACTAacaaaatacacatacataggTAGGTTCTTATTCAAAAAGTGATTCTATaagggttttatttttaccttctAAGGTACCTACGTAAcactaaaaattataaaatttcctTCGCAAAACCGCCTTGATAGCGCAAATTGGCACAACTACTAAAATGTAAAACTAGTTGTGCCATCTCAGATTCCCATTACTCTATCATATCccattatattatacctattccAAATGGCACAATTGAATACAACTACAGTCGGAATAGGAAATATACAGGTACCTATTACAGGTaggtattcataaataattcaaatcttttagctattgataaataatgtatCTATTGTCAGACACTATATATCACTATTTCCacatacttatttacaatCCAATATTTAACCTTCCAGCTAAAATACAAGAGGCGCGTGTACAAGATGCTGAAGCTGGATGAGAAGACGTTGAAGGCGCTGCACTCGCGCGCCAATCTGCGCCGGTTCCTGGAGCACGTGACGCACGCGCAGATCGACAAGATCACCAAGGCCTGCGCCAAGGGCTTGGACCCCAACTTCCACTGTCAGGAGACAGGAGGTGAGGATATATTTCGAATAATTGTAACGATCCAACTCAGCTACATTCTAATTATGATATTCCCCGGGCAAAGGTACCTTTTGGACGGCcttttttatatgtgtatttatttatgatctaagtagtttttgagtaaaTTAACAGAAATAAGCATACTTTTACGTGGAACGTCATCATTAGTCCAATTTAAACGGGACAGGAGATAAAAATGTCCAATTTCAGTGGAACTAAGCTGCCCCTGGTAAACACCAATTGTAAGAATCACAGGACGTGTTACCATTTTTCCTAAATTATCATGTTGATTTGCTGACGGTCATAATCTGGCCGTTGAAAATATCTAGTTCAGAAAATAATAGCTTCAGGAATTCCAGGTGAAGTTTAACTAGTCCTCGATCCCATAGACCACGACattcattacaataaatataatagacgTCTTCCGATACATACCGAAACGTCGTAGCACGGTAGTTTGAACACTCCGCCCGTATGTCTTCTAAATTTGCATAAAGATTCCTTATCTGCCATTGTTCGAGAGAACCAAATAAGCTATTGTTGCGTTTCAATTGAGCCGTGTATAATCCGATAAATATCGTCTTAGCCTTGAGCCGCTGTACCTAATTCATAACGTCCTATTTCTAGAATTATTGATGATTTCCATATGACTGTTGATTGATTGGAACTGTGAAAATGCGAATACTTTTAACCGTGTTATTACACAATCTTAAAGCATCATCTAAttactgttttctttttactttacAGAAACACCGTTAACAATAGCAGCTGGGTTAAAATCCCCAGCGAAGGTACTAATAGCTTTGGTGAACGGTGGCGCCCTCCTCGACTACCGAACTAAAGATGGCAGCACTGCGATGCACAGAGCAGTCGAAAAGAACTCTCTAGAAGCTGTCAAAACGCTACTGGAATTGGGAGCGTCACCGAACTATAAGGATGGAAAAGCGTTGACGCCTTTGTACCTATCGGTGACGAATAAAACGGATCCACTGTTGTGTGAGACGCTGCTTCACGATCATGCCACGATTGGTGCTACGGATTTGCAAGGGTGGCAGGAAGTGCATCAGGTCAGTGTCACTGTTGCATAAAGTGTGACTATTATTGCTGCATAAAGTTCAGTAAACATATATTCAGAAAGATGACTGACACGTGTTTGTTCATTGTTGAGAATTTGTCGTGTGTTTTTAGCATTGGTAAGGAACAAAAAACTCTATAATGTGAAGAGAAATAGTACCGTGCTAAACTTCCTCGATTTCATTGAAATCCACTCAGTGGATTTAGCGtcattgagtaacaaacatcctaaCAGACTCCATTCGCATTTTAATATTGCTGGATAATAGaatcaattgtatttttacgtACGTATgcgtaatgaataaataatgatttttccTTCCAGGCGTGTCGTCACGGCCTGGTCCAACACCTGGACCACCTGCTGTTCTACGGCGCGGACATGAACGCGCGCAACGCGTCCGGCAACACGCCGCTGCACGTGTGCGCGGTCAACGCGCAGGACTCGTGCGCGCGCCAGCTGCTCTTCCGCGGCTGCGACAAGGAGGCACTCAACTACGCAAACCAGACGCCCTATCAGGTACACACCCAGTTCTTGTAGTCGTAGACCTCAAACTCAAAATACtgctctctctttcatctccgcatgtacaaagttaaaaaaattacttaaaaatttagAATCTTGGCTGCTTGGAAATACTATTTTTGCCTATCAGCTCCTTAGggatgtcccttagtcgcctcgtacgacatccatgggaggaTATATAGTGGTCTTATATTACTTAAGACTATCAGACATATTTCACAAGGAAATAACAACTGTAAATTGCAACGAGTTGGTTTTCGTAAACTTCAACGACGCATATCTTTTATTTGACAAGGTTGGcaagatattttgaaaaatctctTTAATAggacaaatattatatagataatgtcgataattatgtatttattataaaaatatattatggtaGATTTGCAGTCATCGATAATCGAtagaaaaattttttttctttctttgagTTAGAAAAAGTGCTGGCCACCTGcaaatttcaaacattttttttcttacattcACTATTTGCTATCTATCAgtcttttgttatttgttatttcttatttcagGATTCATGGCGCGAAATGATGCAATTATTTTAAcgttaaataattaactttctttttataaaattccaGGTGGCAGTCATAGCTGGTAATTTGGAACTAGCcgaagttataaaaaattacaaagcgGAAGAAGTTGGTGAgtaaaattgcaattttgtGATGCATGGCTTTCGCTGCCGCTTCTAAAAATTCTTCGGATTCTTAATTATGTCGAATATTTTAACCATGAAATAAACTATCATTTAATAACACAGTTAAGTCTCACAGTTAATAAACAGTTTGTTACCAGTTTGCAACCTTTATAATCTGTGTATCTATTGAATCTATAAGAATCCTAAGAAAGAAATAGCGTTTATAACAAGCAAATGCAAATGCGTAGGTacgataaaaactaaaatttattatcaagaCATCAAAATtgggatatttatttttttaaacaattctaTTGCATGATATCACCCACTCTATTTACTTAacgtatatttacttattttatctagatgTTCTATTCATTGCTTATCATAATGGTGATGGTTGTATATTGAATAATAACgctacataaataatacatacttaattattatacatatttttatgaaatataaaatactaacacAAACACAGTTGTAAATTGTAGTAACACgagataattatgtatttgctttttatataaaacatgtaatttaaatgtttagttCCAGCACTATTATATTGTGTTGAGACATTTAGTTCGGGTCGATTAATTTTGtgcacatttattttacgtaTTAGTTTGTTCGGTTTGCTAATGAAACTATTTCAGTTCCCTTCCGTGGACCACCGAGGTACAACCCAAAGAGACGATCAGCTGCGTGGGGGGGATGGTGGATGGCCGGGGACCGCTCATCCTTGGCTTCTTCAACCAGAATACCGGCAGAACTTGACGCTTTGCTGAGAAGACCTCCAGGATCCACGGCGTCACCTTGCAGCCTCGAAAGACCATTCTCATCAGCGTCGTCAAGCATCAGCGACGCCAGCCACCCGAGCCACGAAGACGATGCCAGTATCCTCACAGGTAAAGTCCCCACTTCCAGGGTGCAGGTACACAGCCCCGTTAGGTCGCGGCCCGTGGAAACAACCATCACCATGCACCGACCTCACCGAATCACGACGATCACCCATGCATGTTCTATGTGCCTATGTAAATACGTAGTTCACGAACGCTTCTTCGCTTCTTGTTTCCCGATTTGTTGTTTGACCCCTTTAGATTATGTTAATGTTATCCCTTTTACAACACTTCCTGAAGCACAAATAGGTACCGATACGAATGTCGCTGATGAAGTAGATAAAGGCGGTGGCACACAGGGTGGCGTGTAGCGCGGTGGATCAGTCTGTTATTTGAGTTGGCGGCGGCATGTCTACAGATAAGAGCGCGGGCGACACCAGCGACATCATCAGCGACTCGAGCGGAGTGGGCACCAGCAATTCTGACACCACGACCTGCTCGCTGCAGGCCGCGGCTGGCGCCACCGTGGTGTGTCTGCAGCCTTACGAGCCCACGGCCAATGGACATCTCAGGCTCAACCAGGGGGACATTATTGAAGGTGAGTCGAAGAACAGATAAAAATCTATGTACGTGAAAATCCCACGTAAGGACTGATAAAAACACGAACTAGATACCAatcgtttgttttttttttaatctgtagtAAGAAAATACCTATTCTGCCTTTTACAGTACTCTCCTTCTTTGATTTTCAACAATAATCTAGAAATTGCTCTAAACTAaatcattattacaataaaaacttgtccAGCAACTAACATGCATTGTACGTGTCTACTAACAGTTTCAGCGCCATATCGTCAGAACCATCTCTTAACAATTGGCCAAACACCAATAACGGCAAGGCCACAGGTGTTCATTTTGTCGATAGCTATACAATTTGTCAATGgaggtttatttaattaagattaTTAATGAATTCTGTTAACTTGATATCAGTCAGAATTCATtaataacctaaaattttCAGTGTAATATATCtagatttttgttaaaaaatatacttcgaCTTGATAAAGTGCCAGTGACTATCCAAGACTCTTGCACCATACCATAGACAAGTTTCTCCACATGATGATCTCTAGCGGCGACGACAAGGATAACTGACACGCAGatcaaaaatgtaaacttaCAAATATCATTGTAAaacgtcaaatttatttcacagcAGCGACTTCTTCACTGAGCCAGATATCCTTGTCGATCTATAGATTGTTGTGTACAGTCTGTCTAAAGAATAGAAAACAATCGAAGGTGCTGCGTCCTCTTCGCTAAGAACACTGGTGTTTCATCAACCAACCTTAACCATTCTATTTAGTAacgcaatggcaaaaaaaatcagtagttcgttaaaaatctgttttctaTTTGATTATACCTGATTGTACACGATGGATACTAATAAATGACAAGAAACAATTAACGGTATTTCAGTGACTGGCGCCACAGACGATGGTTTCCTAGAAGGCCGGACGCGAGGCTCGGGCGCGTCAGGTCTGTTCCCGCCGCACTGTGTGCAAGAGGTTCGTCTCCGGCAAACTGCGCATTTGCACCAGGTGACACTTCGCACCCCGCACACTAATccgttaattaaaaatgttaatctaCTTACCAGCCATGTAACCACAGGCGGCAATGCCCACAACATTTGAGCTGGCGTCGAGGCTATGTACATTCAGGCCCCAGAGCACAATATCACTTACACGATCTAGCTAAAGGAGCACTTTGAAAGACAACGTTTGGCAAACAGCTtacacaaaaagaaaaataaaatgccaaaCACGCACTTTCAAGAGGCTaacattagtaaaaataataaaatgtgtctCTTTTAAAAGCAATAAGTAAGTCTTCACATCACAAAGCTTTCTACCTGTAAGCTATAACTTAGCACAACATTGAAAAACACTACTTAGCTATGCATAAAGTCACTGTCGGATAAGACAAATCGCTTACAATTCACCAAACAActtaaaagataattaaatatcactGTGATCATATTTGTATGAGTTgtcactatatatttattttatttatcactagaAGAATTCAAAGAGAATTACTCGCACAATACATAGTGAAGctaaatttaataagtcaTTACCTCATTCCAGGTGTTAGCAGCAGGTCCTATCCACCACTCCAGGGTGACCGGCAGACGGGAGATGGCTCTTAGCAAAACGTATAGCGCAACCGCGCCTAGGATAAAGAAAACGTAAGTTATCTCTATATATTGTTTGCGCCACGTTAAAAGTCACATGGCAATATGTGGAACTATCACTAACAGATCGGTCACGTTGTTGTGTCAGCGACTGTAGCGCCGTTGCGGGAGGATAACTTCTTCATGAGGCGAAAAAATCTCTTTTTAACTTGTAATGTATTGACAAGGAAAACTGATTTCTCTAAAGTTCTTACTGATCTGACGTGTAGCTCAATTACACTCTTCGTCGTCTTTTGTTGACACAGTTTTATAAGCATTTCTTCCATCTTCCACATGTTCAACCCTGGTTGGTTCGCAGTGTCACAACCCCGAATGAAACcaggaacacgcgaagatgagagagagaattcCTGCAGTCGAATCTCTGATTTGTAAATTGAAACTAATAATCGAGTTTATCATATTGTTACATCTAAATTCACTAATGCAACTAATGACTGTTGCAACTAATAGACATTTAGTTAAACTGAGAAATgttgaaataaacaatattgacaaacaaacatcccaaatagaagccaaaatgaaaataaaacaaagttgtttGTAAACACTGAGGACAATGGGTCGGAGTCAAGGGTTTAGAATAGCTGTGCTATTGCTAGGCAGATGTTGGACGATCTGACTGTGTCATACATCCTCGGAACTAAGAGGACGTTAAACACAAAATGGCTGCTGGAGAAGTTACGGCGaaggtaaaacaaaaatggagaagttttaaacaaaatcatgCTCAAATTTattcgtttaaaaaatataccgaataaaaaatatagcaaatAGAAGCTAAACACAACTTGTGAGTGTAATTTGTGATGAATAACGGAAACCAGTGTCCATAAAGAAATTAGTCGTTTACCAAATTATTCCAGTGTTTGacgcattaaaaaaatagtttatatgaaacttaAAGTTCTAGAAAAACGGGATTTATTTATACCGAATTAGATaactagtttatatatattcttaggTAGTCCAAAAACAGTGCATGATTTAACATTTCCAATCAAGTTCtggtttctatttttatattacataactaTTTCATATATAACTAACCGTTACATTAATGTTGGTGGTTGCattccgggagtgccggcagaagtgaaaacttgaatgttAACGTTGTCCATTTTTGATGTCtaacgaattttcgatcaggaaTTAGTGCGCagcgaatcgattcgatagtgagaagtgaaatgcaaacctgcacttggtcacgtgtcctgacgcgagtttaacttTACCCAAACAGTGCACAACGCCACtgaagaagttttcacttcaaaatttaaatacataggtattaactaactaaaactaaattaaatacttatattattatccacTTTTCTAGATATGGCAACATGGAGAGCCGCACCGTGGTGCTGCACCGCGCGCGGCGCGGCTTCGGCTTCGTGCTGCGCGGCGCCAAGGCCTCCTCCCCGCTCATGGAGCTGCGGCCCTCCGAGCGCTGCCCCGCGCTGCAGTACCTGGACGACGTGGACGCGGGCGGAGTCGCCGACCGGGCGGGGCTCAGGAAGGGGGACTTCCTTGTGGCGGTCAGTTCAACCCCCTTTTTTACTAATGttctaaaatacataatgGAACCAGTGTCTATGTGAGTGAAGATGCCTATTGTTATGGCAACGGAAGGCCTGCCTCGaaatatacaaacacgtagcacgttattAATGTACACATGCTGTCTCTCTCTGATATAGTTTACATgtcgtataaaaaaaagagagCATGTGGATGCAATAACGTGCTACATGTTCTATGTATGTTTCGTGGCAGTCCCCAGATAGCTGTTGTGGAGGAGAGATTTTTCGTTTGCACCTAAGTGCTCTGTACCTTAGACTTAAGTGGGGTCTTAAAGcgcaacaaaaatatactatatccAAATAAACAGCATGATCTTTTTGTTccttaacataaaaatattgtaaataacagATAAACGGCGAGGATGTGTCCGCGGCGTCGCACGAGCACGTGGTGGAGCTGATACGGAGTTCGGGCGCGCTCGTCTCCATGACCGTCGTGTCTCTGCACAGCGCTGCCAGTGAGTTTCtcacatatatttacatagataTAAGAACTATTGTACCATattcaagaaataaatgattctgATTCTATATGGTCTCGGTACCATTGCTCCGTCGTCCTCTAGGTTTTTAATATAGATATGTATGAGAACtgcatttgttaattgacgtctttggagaaaagtctgcggtgaagtttgttgcgcggCAACGGCAACCCTCTAAGTCAGAACTATTGTAAAGTTTTACGAAAACTAGGAACTCAGTAAATGTGAATGTTTCATAATACTTATACTATATTTGAAAGAgacgtttaaataaattgccaGTCAAAAAAACcagtcaagtgcgagttgaagTTGGACCGTCACATTGGGAACCCTCGTTAAAcaggtttttttaaagtatgtacttacctacatatatGCTGTAAAACCTAAGTAGTTATTTTAGTTGTCGTAAAGCGGAAGGTAGCCAATAGCTTTTAACACTTCCCAGGCCCGACGGAGGAGAGCCCGAGCTCGGTGCCCGCCAGCAAGTCGCAGAGCCAGCTGTCGAGCTCCAGGCCCTACGCCGCCACACTGCCCAGGAAGGCTGGAGGTGAGCTGCActacaagtttttatatttcacaagAGGGCGCAGGATGGTTTAGGTTTATTCCCAAGGAAAATTTAggtttctaatttattatggttttacctgagtgaagccgggacgaacCGATCACATTTCGATGTGGCTGTCGTTGCCTCACAATGTCGCAATCTGATTGGTTCGAATGCTctggattatttatttacgatagACAATTGCCTACGCGAATAAACGTAGCAAATATAGTTTGTATGTGAGCTTTTTGTCAcaagaaaaaccagcaatgtacattGAAACCGCAAAATACAGCGAACAGTTCGCCACAGACTATTGCCGGCATTACgtttgtaattttatcgcAATGTGTACTTTGAATAACATTCCCCCCTCTACTAATACTACTACTAATAGACTATTTTCTGCATTgagtttgtaatttattggGACGTTTAACCACCTTCCCCCACCCATCAGGCCGCAGCCCCGCGCCGGCGCCCCCCCGCCGCGACCCGCGCACCACGCTGAGCGTGGGCCGCGCGAGAGCAAAGTCTATGGTCGCCGGACTTGGTGAGTactacaaaaacaatatatgtttatgtgtTCCCAACATTCCAAACTAggtaatttcaaaatgaattagtaTTGAACGTCAGAAGTTACTCACCCGGCTCCAAGTAACCGCTGCTCCAAGTAATCTCTCAGTGAGAGAGTCGGCTCAGTCAAGTGGGAGAGAGTCGGGAACGACCCACCCTCCCCGCACCTCTCAAGACTCCCCTCAATAGGGGATCCTTGTGCCCCATTAActgtttgtttttgacacacggaaaaacaaatcatttgatttgatggcaa encodes:
- the Prosap gene encoding SH3 and multiple ankyrin repeat domains protein 2 isoform X4, with amino-acid sequence MEGECSEGGEGWLLVRVHVPELNVQKSLQFPRDQLVWDVKQQCLAALPKVATWYRELKESFNYGLFCPPVNGKAGKFLDEERRLGDYPFNGPVGYLELKYKRRVYKMLKLDEKTLKALHSRANLRRFLEHVTHAQIDKITKACAKGLDPNFHCQETGETPLTIAAGLKSPAKVLIALVNGGALLDYRTKDGSTAMHRAVEKNSLEAVKTLLELGASPNYKDGKALTPLYLSVTNKTDPLLCETLLHDHATIGATDLQGWQEVHQACRHGLVQHLDHLLFYGADMNARNASGNTPLHVCAVNAQDSCARQLLFRGCDKEALNYANQTPYQVAVIAGNLELAEVIKNYKAEEVVPFRGPPRYNPKRRSAAWGGWWMAGDRSSLASSTRIPAELDALLRRPPGSTASPCSLERPFSSASSSISDASHPSHEDDASILTDKSAGDTSDIISDSSGVGTSNSDTTTCSLQAAAGATVVCLQPYEPTANGHLRLNQGDIIEVTGATDDGFLEGRTRGSGASGLFPPHCVQEVRLRQTAHLHQVLAAGPIHHSRVTGRREMALSKTYSATAPRIKKTYGNMESRTVVLHRARRGFGFVLRGAKASSPLMELRPSERCPALQYLDDVDAGGVADRAGLRKGDFLVAINGEDVSAASHEHVVELIRSSGALVSMTVVSLHSAASPTEESPSSVPASKSQSQLSSSRPYAATLPRKAGGRSPAPAPPRRDPRTTLSVGRARAKSMVAGLENGGEKEESCEPLGVAGKSSSAESVQQHAGSNNGTPVSGTPVAPRTASIRARPASGRITAAELEELFQSGGNSAMMTRSAFQGGANSPPYSPARPQRVYASVAEMKRSRGKLWSKSMSLGSGSAGALRREFHSTPDLCADAAPRPPRTRSSEDVHGPAANRCPPPLHPPPPPPAGGAPPSSFRPSDPAKLYAAPRDIGTVGYRPRPEPNNQLPARGPLRSWSGPARGEHNPYAQPFNKTTTRQNSTPAPPIPEPDYSMSESDEDHDKPKPEPVQAETSANSNTSGSSSGSSSMQHSFSVDEIQKIRTRLKSSKSCGDELAAGGDRDDGDNSSSGVSSDQEAQARPAPRRDKVSFCSSVTVKSSNDVISTEPVHSSSESLAAPPPMQRHNSLTRKRATAALLRGSLAGAGRGRSAAERLGVDVAKAPGRRRAAVSLAELPPPPEEAGAAAADAELLAPPPQFSDRVRVVAALPKRLAHLH
- the Prosap gene encoding SH3 and multiple ankyrin repeat domains protein 2 isoform X5, with product MEGECSEGGEGWLLVRVHVPELNVQKSLQFPRDQLVWDVKQQCLAALPKVATWYRELKESFNYGLFCPPVNGKAGKFLDEERRLGDYPFNGPVGYLELKYKRRVYKMLKLDEKTLKALHSRANLRRFLEHVTHAQIDKITKACAKGLDPNFHCQETGETPLTIAAGLKSPAKVLIALVNGGALLDYRTKDGSTAMHRAVEKNSLEAVKTLLELGASPNYKDGKALTPLYLSVTNKTDPLLCETLLHDHATIGATDLQGWQEVHQACRHGLVQHLDHLLFYGADMNARNASGNTPLHVCAVNAQDSCARQLLFRGCDKEALNYANQTPYQVAVIAGNLELAEVIKNYKAEEVVPFRGPPRYNPKRRSAAWGGWWMAGDRSSLASSTRIPAELDALLRRPPGSTASPCSLERPFSSASSSISDASHPSHEDDASILTDKSAGDTSDIISDSSGVGTSNSDTTTCSLQAAAGATVVCLQPYEPTANGHLRLNQGDIIEVTGATDDGFLEGRTRGSGASGLFPPHCVQEVLAAGPIHHSRVTGRREMALSKTYSATAPRIKKTYGNMESRTVVLHRARRGFGFVLRGAKASSPLMELRPSERCPALQYLDDVDAGGVADRAGLRKGDFLVAINGEDVSAASHEHVVELIRSSGALVSMTVVSLHSAASPTEESPSSVPASKSQSQLSSSRPYAATLPRKAGGRSPAPAPPRRDPRTTLSVGRARAKSMVAGLENGGEKEESCEPLGVAGKSSSAESVQQHAGSNNGTPVSGTPVAPRTASIRARPASGRITAAELEELFQRQADTDHIGGNSAMMTRSAFQGGANSPPYSPARPQRVYASVAEMKRSRGKLWSKSMSLGSGSAGALRREFHSTPDLCADAAPRPPRTRSSEDVHGPAANRCPPPLHPPPPPPAGGAPPSSFRPSDPAKLYAAPRDIGTVGYRPRPEPNNQLPARGPLRSWSGPARGEHNPYAQPFNKTTTRQNSTPAPPIPEPDYSMSESDEDHDKPKPEPVQAETSANSNTSGSSSGSSSMQHSFSVDEIQKIRTRLKSSKSCGDELAAGGDRDDGDNSSSGVSSDQEAQARPAPRRDKVSFCSSVTVKSSNDVISTEPVHSSSESLAAPPPMQRHNSLTRKRATAALLRGSLAGAGRGRSAAERLGVDVAKAPGRRRAAVSLAELPPPPEEAGAAAADAELLAPPPQFSDRVRVVAALPKRLAHLH
- the Prosap gene encoding SH3 and multiple ankyrin repeat domains protein 2 isoform X1, which encodes MEGECSEGGEGWLLVRVHVPELNVQKSLQFPRDQLVWDVKQQCLAALPKVATWYRELKESFNYGLFCPPVNGKAGKFLDEERRLGDYPFNGPVGYLELKYKRRVYKMLKLDEKTLKALHSRANLRRFLEHVTHAQIDKITKACAKGLDPNFHCQETGETPLTIAAGLKSPAKVLIALVNGGALLDYRTKDGSTAMHRAVEKNSLEAVKTLLELGASPNYKDGKALTPLYLSVTNKTDPLLCETLLHDHATIGATDLQGWQEVHQACRHGLVQHLDHLLFYGADMNARNASGNTPLHVCAVNAQDSCARQLLFRGCDKEALNYANQTPYQVAVIAGNLELAEVIKNYKAEEVVPFRGPPRYNPKRRSAAWGGWWMAGDRSSLASSTRIPAELDALLRRPPGSTASPCSLERPFSSASSSISDASHPSHEDDASILTDKSAGDTSDIISDSSGVGTSNSDTTTCSLQAAAGATVVCLQPYEPTANGHLRLNQGDIIEVTGATDDGFLEGRTRGSGASGLFPPHCVQEVRLRQTAHLHQVLAAGPIHHSRVTGRREMALSKTYSATAPRIKKTYGNMESRTVVLHRARRGFGFVLRGAKASSPLMELRPSERCPALQYLDDVDAGGVADRAGLRKGDFLVAINGEDVSAASHEHVVELIRSSGALVSMTVVSLHSAASPTEESPSSVPASKSQSQLSSSRPYAATLPRKAGGRSPAPAPPRRDPRTTLSVGRARAKSMVAGLENGGEKEESCEPLGVAGKSSSAESVQQHAGSNNGTPVSGTPVAPRTASIRARPASGRITAAELEELFQRQADTDHIGGNSAMMTRSAFQGGANSPPYSPARPQRVYASVAEMKRSRGKLWSKSMSLGSGSAGALRREFHSTPDLCADAAPRPPRTRSSEDVHGPAANRCPPPLHPPPPPPAGGAPPSSFRPSDPAKLYAAPRDIGTVGYRPRPEPNNQLPARGPLRSWSGPARGEHNPYAQPFNKTTTRQNSTPAPPIPEPDYSMSESDEDHDKPKPEPVQAETSANSNTSGSSSGSSSMQHSFSVDEIQKIRTRLKSSKSCGDELAAGGDRDDGDNSSSGVSSDQEAQARPAPRRDKVSFCSSVTVKSSNDVISTEPVHSSSESLAAPPPMQRHNSLTRKRATAALLRGSLAGAGRGRSAAERLGVDVAKAPGRRRAAVSLAELPPPPEEAGAAAADAELLAPPPQFSDRVRVVAALPKRLAHLH
- the Prosap gene encoding SH3 and multiple ankyrin repeat domains protein 2 isoform X2, with amino-acid sequence MEGECSEGGEGWLLVRVHVPELNVQKSLQFPRDQLVWDVKQQCLAALPKVATWYRELKESFNYGLFCPPVNGKAGKFLDEERRLGDYPFNGPVGYLELKYKRRVYKMLKLDEKTLKALHSRANLRRFLEHVTHAQIDKITKACAKGLDPNFHCQETGETPLTIAAGLKSPAKVLIALVNGGALLDYRTKDGSTAMHRAVEKNSLEAVKTLLELGASPNYKDGKALTPLYLSVTNKTDPLLCETLLHDHATIGATDLQGWQEVHQACRHGLVQHLDHLLFYGADMNARNASGNTPLHVCAVNAQDSCARQLLFRGCDKEALNYANQTPYQVAVIAGNLELAEVIKNYKAEEVVPFRGPPRYNPKRRSAAWGGWWMAGDRSSLASSTRIPAELDALLRRPPGSTASPCSLERPFSSASSSISDASHPSHEDDASILTDKSAGDTSDIISDSSGVGTSNSDTTTCSLQAAAGATVVCLQPYEPTANGHLRLNQGDIIEVTGATDDGFLEGRTRGSGASGLFPPHCVQEVRLRQTAHLHQVLAAGPIHHSRVTGRREMALSKTYSATAPRIKKTYGNMESRTVVLHRARRGFGFVLRGAKASSPLMELRPSERCPALQYLDDVDAGGVADRAGLRKGDFLVAINGEDVSAASHEHVVELIRSSGALVSMTVVSLHSAASPTEESPSSVPASKSQSQLSSSRPYAATLPRKAGGRSPAPAPPRRDPRTTLSVGRARAKSMVAGLENGGEKEESCEPLGVAGKSSSAESVQQHAGSNNGTPVSGTPVAPRTASIRARPASGRITAAELEELFQRQADTDHIGGNSAMMTRSAFQGGANSPPYSPARPQRVYASVAEMKRSRGKLWSKSMSLGSGSAGALRREFHSTPDLCADAAPRPPRTRSSEDVHGPAANRCPPPLHPPPPPPAGGAPPSSFRPSDPAKLYAAPRDIGTVGYRPRPEPNNLPARGPLRSWSGPARGEHNPYAQPFNKTTTRQNSTPAPPIPEPDYSMSESDEDHDKPKPEPVQAETSANSNTSGSSSGSSSMQHSFSVDEIQKIRTRLKSSKSCGDELAAGGDRDDGDNSSSGVSSDQEAQARPAPRRDKVSFCSSVTVKSSNDVISTEPVHSSSESLAAPPPMQRHNSLTRKRATAALLRGSLAGAGRGRSAAERLGVDVAKAPGRRRAAVSLAELPPPPEEAGAAAADAELLAPPPQFSDRVRVVAALPKRLAHLH